One region of Ictalurus punctatus breed USDA103 chromosome 6, Coco_2.0, whole genome shotgun sequence genomic DNA includes:
- the LOC128632919 gene encoding uncharacterized protein LOC128632919, with amino-acid sequence MLCLMVIGFLLSCADCTKSYERKTLHQMNRAAFKGETVVFHCNGTLTSESHDIGWRKDRNGIFIHSSVTNQSVFNYTSSRMQVNPRNPRELQISDVQLSDKGLYSCFPLDKQWILTIEENEIQTSKGRLSYIVFSVITVCVSVCLFIFCAVCLHRKQENRGASDQTHTGNKLANKDSLHHSETITSCVYIMTSSNNVAIDYN; translated from the exons ATGCTGTGTTTGATGGTCATTGGATTTCTTTTATCCTGTGCAG ATTGTACCAAGTCATATGAGAGAAAAACTCTACACCAGATGAACAGAGCTGCTTTTAAGGGGGAAACTGTTGTTTTTCACTGCAATGGAACTCTGACTAGTGAAAGTCATGATATTGGTTGGCGTAAAGATAGGAATGGTATTTTTATCCACAGCTCAGTTACAAACCAAAGTGTGTTCAACTACACATCGAGCAGGATGCAGGTTAATCCCCGAAATCCAAGAGAACTGCAGATATCTGATGTACAGCTTTCAGATAAAGGATTATACTCATGTTTTCCACTAGACAAGCAGTGGATATTAACTATAGAAG AGAATGAAATACAGACCAGCAAAGGAAGGCTATCCTACATAGTTTTCTCAGTAATcacagtgtgtgtctcagtgtgtctcttTATCTTCTGTGCCGTGTGTCTTCACAG aaaacaagaaaacagagGAGCCTCAGATCAAACACACACGGGCAATAAGCTT GCAAACAAGGATTCTCTCCATCACAGTGAGACAATAACTTCCTGT gtcTACATCATGACAAGCTCAAATAATGTTGCAATTGACTACAACTGA